The Sphingomonas sp. NBWT7 nucleotide sequence GCCCGGCAGGATCGCGCGATTGCCCGGCTTGCCGACGACCTTGTTCGCCGCAACGGCGGTGCGCGTGCGTTCGGGTTGGCGCGCGAGCCAGTCCGCGAAACGATCGGGATGGACGACGTGGATCGTGCGGGCGGGCTGGCCGCGATCGGCGGCGAGCAGGCTGGAAAAGTCCGTCATCGCGCCAGCAAAGCAGGACTTGGCCGCCCGCGCAACGCACGGTTCCCTTGTTCAACCGCGCATCCTACATCGCAGCCCATGACGACACATTCGACTCGCATGCTGATCCTCGGCTCCGGCCCCGCCGGGCTTTCCGCCGCCATCTACGGTGCGCGCGCGGGGATGAAGCCGATCCTCGTTCAGGGCATTCAGCCCGGCGGTCAGCTGATGACCACCACCGACGTCGAGAACTACCCCGGCTTCGCCGACGTCATCCAGGGCCCGTGGCTGATGGAGCAGATGCAGAAGCAGGCCGAGCACGTCGGGACGACGATGATGTGGGACACCGTCGTCGACGTCGACCTGACGCGCCGTCCGTTCCGCCTGACCGGCGACAGCGGCGACGTGTACGAGGGCGAGGTGCTGGTGATCGCGACGGGCGCACAGGCCAAGTGGCTCGGGCTCGCCAGCGAGGAGGCGATGAAGGGCAAGGGCGTTTCCGCCTGCGCGACGTGCGACGGCTTCTTCTATCGCGGCAAGAAGGTGGCGGTGATCGGCGGCGGCAACACCGCGGTCGAGGAAGCGCTGTATCTCACCAACCATTCGGACGATGTGACGCTGATCCACCGCCGCGATAGGCTGCGTGCCGAGCGCATCCTGCAGGAACGGCTGTTCGCGCACCCCAACATCACCGTGCTGTGGAACAAGGAGGTGCGCGAGTTCGTCGACGGCGGCGGCAACGCCGGGCTCGTCGCGCTCGATCTGGAGGATACGCGGACCGGCGAGCACAGCCGGCTCGACGTCGACGGCGGGTTCGTCGCGATCGGTCATCACCCGGCAACCGAGCTGTTCCGTGGGCACCTCGCGCTCGACGAGGATCATTACATCGCGGTCGAGACCGGCTCGACGCGTACCAGCATCCCCGGGGTGTTCGCGTGTGGCGACGTGATGGACAAGACCTATCGCCAGGCGGTGACCGCGGCGGGAACCGGATGCA carries:
- the trxB gene encoding thioredoxin-disulfide reductase, with protein sequence MTTHSTRMLILGSGPAGLSAAIYGARAGMKPILVQGIQPGGQLMTTTDVENYPGFADVIQGPWLMEQMQKQAEHVGTTMMWDTVVDVDLTRRPFRLTGDSGDVYEGEVLVIATGAQAKWLGLASEEAMKGKGVSACATCDGFFYRGKKVAVIGGGNTAVEEALYLTNHSDDVTLIHRRDRLRAERILQERLFAHPNITVLWNKEVREFVDGGGNAGLVALDLEDTRTGEHSRLDVDGGFVAIGHHPATELFRGHLALDEDHYIAVETGSTRTSIPGVFACGDVMDKTYRQAVTAAGTGCMAALDAERFLAEADFERLAEAAE